The genomic DNA GAAAAACCCCAATATTCATAACATTATACTAAACGTTTATTTCTAAGGACTAAAAACGCAAAGTAAGATGAAACTCGTATCAGGAAGTGAAAAGTGAATGTCCCCAACTCTACAAGAAAATTAAAAAACATGATGAAACAAACGAGGTTTCTGAAAAGCACACCTAAATAAAAGTGATTATTAAGAACATCGAATATCATGATCGGTATTTTTATGATTGATTGAGTTGTCATTTTTTAGCGTGGGACAGCATTGTGGGAAGTTGACGCTCTTGTTCTGCAGCGTCATTAAGCCATTGGGGAGTGTGAGTGTTTTTTAAATCGCTTTGTTTTTCGTTCCTTTTGGGGGTCTTATCTGTTTAGAAGAATAAATAACGGAGGCTAAGACACAAGTATATCCGTCACAGAATCATCCGAACGATTGATTAAATCAGTTCGGATGATTTGTTGAAAATAGTCATCGCTTCGTCAACATACGTCGCTTTTATGACATATGGAACTTTGATACCCTACACCCCTTCTTATATAAGGAGGGGTGTCTATTTTATAATCATGAATTGTTACCTTCCCATCCAACCACCATCCACTGTAATCGTCTCACCATGTATGTAATTGGATGCATCAGATGCGAGTAAAATAGCAGCACCAACCAAATCTTCAGGATTACCCCAGCGGTCTGCCGGGATACGTTCAAGAATTTGGCGGTTTCTTGTTTCATCAGCAATTAAAGCTTCATTCATGTCTGTTGCCATGTATCCAGGAGCAATAGCATTGACATTAATACCACGTTTTGCCCACTCATTAGATAAGGCTTTTGTCATTTGGACCACAGCACCTTTGCTTGCCGCATATGCAGGGACAGTATATCCCCCTTGAAAGGATAGAAGAGAAGCAATGTTGATAATTTTCCCATGGTTATTTTGAAGCATATACTTGCCGGCTGCTTGGCATAATTTAAATACCGACTTGGCATTGACGTCCATGACAAAGTCCCATTTTTCCTCGGGAAATTCTTCTGACAGTGAACGGTATTGTGCTCCTGCATTGTTAACAAGAATATCCAACCGACCATATTGGTTGAACACCTTATCTATAATATTTTCCACGTTTGTGGTATCACTTAAGTCATAATGAATCACAAAACAACGCCGACCCAGACTCTTAATTTCTTCCACTATCTCTGGTTCTTCTTCAGACCTTTGAACAATAGCAATATCCGCACCTGCTTTTGCAAGTCCTAATGCAATCGCTTTTCCTAATCCGCGACTACCACCTGTCACGATCGCCACCTGATTCTTCAAACTAAACAATTCCATCTTGACACTCCAATCATTTACTTGAGATTCATCATTGATTTCATAAGACGCAACTATATACTACCCAATGCAACTGACATGATGCCTCCATCCAGCTATTCCTATGATTTTTCGGCGTAGATAAGAAGTTTACAAGAATTCAAAACGTCGTGCGATTGAAGCTATTCCAGTATGTATGGATGGAACAACCAAAAGATTTGCGAAAGCTGTATTTGTTTGGCTAGTCCAGATGCAGACGATATTACTGCACAGACACTTAATATGGATGGTGGCAATGTACTTAGTTAATTGAATTTTAAAGATAAAAAGGAACGCATGCAAGTTGAAAATCCCCTTAAGACTTCTCCATCCCTAACAGACAAGACCGCAGATTCGTTCTGCGGTCTTGGCGAAAGAGATATTCGAGGCATCCTCTCTAAATGGGCAACGGTGCGTCTGGTGAAACCAGTCCATGTTCACGCATCTCCTGCCAGAAGTCCGATGGAATATCAGCTTTCATGGCTGTTAGGTCTTCGTTAATCCTCTCGGGACGTGTGGTACCGGGGATAACAGCGAAGACAGCTGGATGCGCTGCTGAAAATTGCAAGGCTGCGGCTTTTAGGCTCACCTGGTGGCGCTGTGCGATGGCTTTCATTCGATCGACTTTTGATGTAATGTTAGAAGGCGCTTCTCCATAATCATAGTGAGAGCCTCCGACTAAGATACCCGAACTATACGGTCCACCGACAGCAATGCTAACACCTTTGTCTTGGGCGGTAGGCATTAAGCGCTGCAGCGCATGCTCATGATTTAATAAGGTATAGCGAGTAGCCAACAAGCATAGATCTGGATGAGCTTCTTCTAGCTCCAATGCAAGCTCGATTGGTTCTGTCCGGTTGACGCCAATGCCCCAAGATTTAATAACACCCTCGTCACGAAGGCGTGTTAGTACGCGGAAGGCTCCTTTTCTCGCCGTATCATACTTCGTTATCCATTCATCCCCATGGAAATCCGGGGAAATATCATGGACATAGACGAAGTCCAGCCGGTCTGTTTGTAAGCGTTCCAAGCTCTGTTCTATCGATCGCAGCGTTGCATCTTCACTGTAGTCCGTAATCACTTTATTCTTACGGCCCTGTTCGAACAGTCCGTTTTTCTCTTCCAATTCATCTGAGATTACCCGTCCTACTTTTGTGCTTAACAAATAATCATCTCGATGATGTTGCGATAAAACGTCACCTAATCGTATTTCAGATAAACCCGCACCATAAAAAGGCGCTGTATCAAAATATCGAATCCCCTGATCCCAGGCCGCCTCAATTGTAGCCCTGGCTTCCTCTTCTGAAACATCACGGTACATATTGCCTAGAGGAGCTGTTCCGAATCCTAGTTTATCTTCTAACGCTTTGTTCATACTGATCGATCCTCCTCAAAGTTTTAGACCTTCTATCTATAATCTTTTACCGCTGTTAGTAAAAAGTAAACCTGGCATTGACTATATTTTGGTCCAAAGTCTTCAACCCTATTTTTGCTGTTAAAAGGAGCCTAGGGCTCTGGACTCCTGTGCAAGTATATTATCATTTTAAAATCATTGCTCTCAATTCTGGAGCATCCCATCAAGACCTCGTTAGTGAGTGGACAAAAGGTGTAGAAATTGCGCAATAACACGATCAAAGCAACTCCTTTATTATTTAAAGGAGTTGCTTTCTTTTTTGAAGGCCCTTTTCTAAATTGTTTTTTTAAATATGATTGATTTCCTTATTCTTCCCTAGCCCCCAATGTCATACCTCCATCAACAACAATTTCTGTTCCTGTGCAATATGAACTTTCATCAGAAGCAAGGAACGCTACAGCCCGGGCAATTTCAATCGGCTGTCCGATACGTCCCAGAGGAACCGAATTATAAAAGTCCGGAACTCCCTCACCTTGGGTGGCCATTTCTGTTTCAATTCCGCCCGGATGAACCATATTAACCCGGATTCCCTTTTGTCCCAATTCAATGGCGGCTGCTTTAGACATGGCCACCACAGATGCTTTTGTGGCAGCATAAGCCGAAGAATGACCGATTGGGGCAAACGCAGAGATCGACAAATTGTTTATAATAGAACCTTTCTGCTGCTTTTCCATATGGGGAATAACCGCCTGCATCCCCTGAAATACTCCGAGCTGATTCACATTAATCAAGTGTTGATAATCTTCCATCGTTATGTCTGTAAACGGTTTGCGTTTTAGAGCTCCAGCATTATTAACGAGTACATTGATTTTACCCAATTTATCTATAATTTCATCCGTAGCTGCTTTCCACTGTGATTCCTTTGTGACATCCAGCTGAACCGGATAGGCATGGTCTTCACCAATGGCCTCTGCCACTTCCTGAGCTTTTTCATAATTCCGGGCACCAACGACCACAGTGCCACCTAATGAAGCAAGGTGCTCAGCGATAGCTTTTCCCTGACCACGATTGGCACCTGTGATAAGGATTACGTGGTTTTTTAAGTCAGGCATACGCTCTCTCCTTAGTTATTGTTTTATAAGTAGACGGGGCTCTTTAATGATACGACTCATGATTTTTCTCATCAACCTTTTTCGTAACCGGATGATCAATGTCTTCCTTTTTCCAAAGCTGACCAGGCCAAAATGCATAGTTTCCAAGGACTTTTGTGATAGCTGGAACCAGTAATGGGCGAACAATAAATGTATCTAATAAAACCCCTATAGCTGTTACCGTTCCAAACTGTACGAGAACCTGCATGGGCATGACCGCCAAAACTGAGAATGTGCCTGCCAAAATCAGACCCGCTGAAGTGATGACACTGCTGGTGTCGACAACACCTTCCGCAATCGCCTTATTTAACGGCATGTGTTCTCGTTTTTTCCATATGCTCGAGACCATAAATAGGTTGTAATCTCCCCCTAGGGCAACTAAGAAGACAAAGGCATATAACGGAATAAGCCCTTGCATAGCAGGTGCACCCATACCGTAATGAATCAACAACCAACCTAGGCCCAAGGCTGACATGTAGGAAAGCACAACCGTTAGAAGAAGATAGATCATTGCTATAATTGAACGTAAATAGAGTAGCAGCAATGATGCTATGATCACAAGGATGACAGGGACAATGAGATTCTGATCCCGACTCGTTATTTTTTTCGTATCATATAACGTTGCCGTTTCTCCACCTATCCAGACGTGTTCGTTTGCATGGTCAACCTCCGCCTTTTCAAGGGTGTTAACAACAACTTTTTTTAACTCCGGCATTTTCGCGACAGCCTTGGACGAGTATGGATCGACGGATAATGTCACTTCTAACTTCTTTAAATGAGTATTATCTTTACCAGAAACCGGATGGCTTACTCTTTTGACAAAAGATAAAGAAGCTAATTTCTCCTGTAAAACAACCTCTTGACCTTCTGTATCAACAATCATCTGAACCGGCGCTATCCCACCTGCAGAATAATGATCAGCCATGATGGTAAAACCTTCACGGGACGGCGTATCCTTCGGAAAGGCATCAAAAACACCATAGGTATATTCCGTTTTGGATGTAAATGTCGCTAATCCCCCTAGAAGAATCAGGCAAAAGATGATGACTTTCCAAGGTTTCTTAATAACCCATTTGCTAGCCTTTTGACTAAGTCGGCTCTTGTTTTTACGTCGGGATATGGATTTGCCTTTCTTTTTCTCCAACTCCTGAACCATTTTTTCCGTTCTTGGTTTAAATGGAAAGAAGGCGGTTCTTCCGAGTATGGCCAGAATAGCTGGCAGCAGTGTCATAACCGCGACGGCGATCATTATGATGGCAAAACTAAATGGAACCGCAAAACGCTCATAAGATGCATATTGTGCCAAGGATAACGTTACTAATCCGATGGCTGTGGTCAGAGCACTCATCATAATCGCGCCACCAGAATGAGCGATGGCAGACTGCAGAGCTTTGTATTTATTGGGTTCCACCTGTAATTCATCGCGATATCGCGAAACAAGGAACAAGCAGTAATCGGTCCCCGCCCCAAACAAGAGGACCGTCATAATGGAGGTCGTCTGTGTATCTACGACAATCCACCCTTGACTTGCAAAAAATCCAAGGATTGGACTGATCACTCCATAAGCAAATCCTACCCCAATCAGCGGGACGAGTGCTAGAATCGGTGAACGGTACAAAACGACGAGTAACACTAACACCAGTAGCACGGTTGCGATGAGTAACGTTACATCGGCCTGGCTAAACAGTTCTTTTGCATCCGTTTGAATGGCTACCGGGCCTGTGAACCGGGTGTGTAATCCCTCAGCAGAAATATCTCCATTAAAAGAAGTTCCTTCTGTTAGATGATTGATTTTTTCTTTCAGTGCTGCTAATGACTGTTGTAAATGTTCTGTTGACGCAGCGTTATCAAAAAACACCGGTGTTGTTAATGCTTCTCCATCTTTTGATGCGGACTGGACAAGTACCTGCATGGGCATTTTGCCAAATTCCGGCACCATCGTCTGCTGATCAAGCGGCTTGTCATCCAAATGCTTATAAAGCGATTGAACCGCCTTAAAATCCGCTTGTTTTAACCCGTTTTGACGATGCCATACGATTAATAATGGAACACCCTGACCGTCTGAAAACTGTTCGTCAATGATCTTTGATGCCTTGACAGACATCGCATCTTCAGGAAGCAATTGATTCGTCCCAACGGCTTCATCGTTAACCTGGGGCCAAATCACTGATAAAAGGCTAACCACTAGAACCCAAATGCTTAATATAACCCATCGACTTTTCGAACCGGCAACTGCTCTCCCAAACTTCATTAAAATTCCCCTTCTCTCAGTTTTTACGCGGATATTTCTATAACACCTTTATATATCTGAATTAATTATATATACTGGTCAGTTAATTTTCAACGAACACCTTTATTGCATCGGAAGTCCTCACCTTATGTGATATACTTTAAATTGAATGAATGTATAAGGAGAGAACAAGTTTGACGGACAATAACAGGCGTTCAATCGGCAGACCTCGTTCCGATGAACAAAGTCAGCCAACCCATCGAATCATTCTCCAGGCAGCAATGGACCTTTTTTTAACTTATGGTTATCAAGAAGTATCAGTGGATGATGTCGCAAAAAAATGCAACTTCACCAAGGCGACTATATACTATTACTATAAAAGTAAAGGAGAATTATTCACCGAAACCATCGTTCAGATGATGTTTCAGATTCGCAGGCACATTCAATCAATATTACAAGAGGACATTCCCTTACGTACCCGCCTCCAAAAAATATTAGAGGAACATTTGAAAGCAACCAATGATATTGATTTGGACGGGTTTATGAGAGAAACGAAAAATGCATTGTCTCAAGATCAGATTAAAACAATGCAAGCAGCAGAAGAAGACATTTATAAAGTTATTGAAAAGACTTTCGAAGATGCGCTGACAGCTGGAGAAATCAGTCATATCAATCCGTCGTTTGCAGCCCTTATGTATATCTCTCTCGTAAAGGCTGGTAATTATAGAGACACAGATAACCAGGCCATTTTCACCTCCGCTGAGGAAGCTGCAGAACAAATAACCCACTTCTTCTGGAATGGCCTTTTTTCAAATTGAATCAATTTCATCATTCAAAACTAATGCAGAAAATCCAAACATTTGTAAGTGTGCTTGGCCTATTGATTTCCACTCTAGGCGAACACTTTCCGCGGGCATGGCTTGAGCCTCATGCCCACACCCGGGGTCCCCGAAAAGCGATTTTTGCTTTTTGGGGTGGATTGATGTGGGTAGGATCAGCGTTGTCACAGGACGTAGGCCCGCAGGACGCGGGTCAGTTCAGCGTTGTCACAGGACGTGACGTTTTTAGCTGAACCTCCTTACATGAACTGATCATCCTTGATTGCATTGCGGGGTCTCAAGGCTCATGCTATTCCCGCAGGAGTCGCCGCCTGCCGTTCCAATCAACAATGTTAACGCGCTGATTTTACAAACATTAATCCATTAGTTTAACCAACTAATTCTTTGAAACAAACCTTTTTGCCTTTAACCATTCTGTCCTTTTGATAATTGGGTCCTATCCTCCATTTGAGGGGGTTCCTCCATTAATCCGTGTTCAATCATGAGATCCCCTCCATCACTCGCAAAATCTAAAATATCTTTCGCCGTCCCCATCATTTTTAATGGTAAATCTTTTCTCAAACTGAAGGTTGTACCGATGGCATTGCTGCCTAAAGCAAAACTGTTTAATAGAGACGTATTATACATCATAAGCTTGTCTGAAAACGGCGACATTGTTGAGTTCGTCACCCGTCCTGCCGATGTAGCTGGGGCATTAATATCACTTTCCATTAATATGTTACTGAATGTTTTGGTGATTTGTTTGGACAACTCTTTCCCCCGGAAAAAGTATTGCCGTATATCCTTTGCCTTGGCGACTTGAGCAAAGCCTGTCATTAGTTTCATGCCTGCAATATTCGCTTCAACCGTCTGATATAGATAAGCGACTTCAACAGCATTTAAAGGTCTTCTGTGACCCGTTAATTTCAATCCTGACCGATAATCTTTAGTCTTAGCGAATTCTACATGTTTCGGAAGGTTAATATACGGGGATTTTGGAAGCACCCCTTTATCAAGCAAATACTGTGTTGTTTCTTCACAGAACGCTTCTGCATATTTAGTGAACTTTTGATACAGGTTCATGATGTCCTTCCGGTAACTCATCGATATATGTAAGGCGTGGATACCCGATGCAATTTTCATCATTGTACGTAAATACATGACTTCAAAAATGTCATCATACAACTTAGGCGCACTATGATTCACATCATTTTCGGTAAATCCAACCGGGACGGCTGCCCCTTCTTGTTTAAATATCTGACTTAATTCCTTAACAAATTTACTTTCCCCTTTTATAAACGATTGAAATATTTTTCTTGCCTCTGGATCCTGATTATGGACTAAGAAGAAATCAATAATCCTGACCATCATGGTCTTTTTTTCATAAACGACCCAAAGTGTGGCAAGCTCTGAGGATGTTAGCGGCTCCTGTTCTTTGGTCACTTTGTTCCTTCCTTTCATTAAAAAATAAGGCCTCTTGAAGGTTTATACTTGCCTTATCCTTCCCGACCTCTTGGCAAGGTATTCTTGTTAGACATCCTCGTGACTTTTCATTTTGAAGGTGGCTTATATAAGTATTTATTTTAAGTGAAGGTGAAGACTGAAACAAAGAACCAAATAAATAATGTAACAAATCAATGCGTAAATGACCTCCCAAATAACAATGAAAGGTCATCTATTAAAAAGGATCATTAAACACCCAATTATTCCGGCAACATCACCTTACTAAATTCATCTATAAATGCTTCATAATGAAGTTTGGTGGCAATAGCCGTTTTTCCTGTTTCACTTGTTGGTCGAAGGTCAATATAGGACAGTCCCCTTGCTTCTTTATCCTCTACAACATTTGCATCATAGTATATGAAATCAACGATGGCAGGATTTTTAACAAGTATAATAGTGAGAAGATCGTGAATAGGAGCACCCGAAATACCCGGTATACTTTTTTTATAGAATTCGTAGTAATACTCAAAGACAGGCGCGATCATGAAGGCATAGACGTTTTTCTTGTTTTTGGAAACGACGTCCACAATATCCGGAGTGATAATGGCGAATTGAGTGACATTTAGCGGGGTTATCGTCAGGTTATGTGCAAACTTAAGAACATAATTAGATGACGTCGGATCTCCAAAGAAATTTGCTTCCGCCAGGGCCGTTACGTTACCCGGAACAAAGAATGCCCCGCCCATTACATAAAAAGAATGAACCATTTTTATTTGATCTGGAAATAGAGTAAATGCAGTTGCCAGGGTCGTTGAACGGCCTGTATCTACAATGATGAGCTCATTGCTATATCGTTCTATGATGAGACGAATGGTGTCAAAAGGATATATCTGATATTGCATATTACCAGGAGGCTGTATCGGACCGATGCCTTCCTCACCGTGAATTTCTGGGTAAAACGTGACTTCTTCCTGCTGAATTGGATTGGAAGCACCAGGAATAATGGGGATGTCCTTTCTACCCGCTAATTGTACCAAATAAGCAGCATTGGCTGTCGCCTGGTCTTTTGTTACATTACCATAACCGGTGACGATACCAACCAGTTCGATTTCAGGATCCATCATGGTATACATAATTGCCAAAGAATCATCAATTCCAGGATCACAAAATAAAAGAATTTTTTTCGTAATAAGAAGCCCCCCTCCCCTTCTATTGTATATGTCCAATATTCATGAATCGTGCTTGAAACAGTGATGAGCAGGGATGGTTCGAGATCAGTGAGAAAGTCTTAGTGTGGATTTTAGTGATAAATGGTAATGGCCCCGATCATCGGCTTTTAATGATCGGGGCCACCTTTTGTTGAATGATTTCTACTATCTATTGCTTGATTTATATTCATTGCCATATATCTCTGCCATCAGTGATATCATCGTATTTTTTCTTACACTGATTTCTGTTCCGCTTGCGAAACAAGGCTTCTATCAACTTATTTCTCGACGGTGCCTGCATCTTTTGGATGGACGCCATGACGATAATAGTCCTTATACTCAGGTTTCATTGGTTTTTGTCCAGAGATGATGTCGGCTGCTTTTTCTGCCAACATCAACACCGGTGCATGGATATTGCCATTCGTCGTATGCGGCATAGCAGACGCATCAACAACCCGTACGTTATCCAAGCCATGAACCTTCATGGTCAGCGGATCAACGACGGCCATCGGATCTGAAGCCGGACCCATTTTTGCCGTGCAGGATGGATGAAGTGCTGTTTCAGCGTCATTCGCGACCCACTCCAGAATTTCCTCATCCGTTTGGACAGAAGGCCCTGGGGAAATTTCACCTGAATTGTAAGGCGCTAACGCTGGCTGGGAAAGAATTTTCCGCGAAACGCGTATGGCTTCAATCCACTCACGCCGATCCTCTTCGGTAGATAAATAGTTAAATACAATGCTCGGATGCTCAAAAGGATCTCGCGAACGGATCTTCAGGCTTCCCCGGGAGTTCGAGTACATCGGTCCAACGTGTACTTGGAATCCATGTTCCGTATCCGTTTTTTGGCCGTCATATCGAACCGAAAGCGGAAGGAAGTGGAACATCAGATTCGGATAATCAACATCTTCATTCGAACGGACGAAACCTCCACCTTCAAAATGGTTCGATGCTGCCGGGCCAGTACGTCCAAGTAGCCATTGCAAGCCGATCCAAGGCATTTTTGCTTTATTTAGGCTAGGCTGTTCGGAAACAGGCTGCGGACAAGCATGCTGAATATATACTTCAAGATGATCCTCAAGATTTTCCCCTACACCCGGTAGGTCAACTACTGGTTGAATACCAAGCGAACGTAAGTGATCAGCGTCTCCCACACCGGACAGCTGAAGGAGCTGTGGTGTGTTAAATGCACCACCGGAAAGGATCACCTCTCCCGCATTAACCTTATAAGTCTTTCCATTCTTTTTGTATGTCACCCCATTTGCCCGGGTACCATCAAAATCGATACTGGTAACAAAAGCACGCGTCTTCACTGTAAGGTTTTTGCGTCGCATCGCCGGACGTAAATAGGCACGTGAAGCTGACACACGTCTGCCGTTATGCACATGACTATCGAATGGCCCGAATCCTTCCTGACGAAAACCATTGACATCGGGGGTTTTAGAGTAACCAGCCTCAACACCTGCATCGAAAAAGGCTTGAAATAAAGGGTTCGTGGCAGGTCCGCGCTTTAATTTAAGTGGACCGTTGTGGCCGCGGTACTCATCAGATGGATCGGCTCCAAAGGCCGTTTCCAGTCGTTTAAAATATGGCAGACAATGGGCATAGTCCCAAGTTTCCATACCCGGGGCAGATCCCCACCGTTCATAGTCCATCGGATTGCCACGCTGATAAATCATGCCGTTGATGGAACTCGATCCCCCAAGGACTTTTCCCCGGGCATGCGCGACACGCCGTCCATTCATATAAGGCTCAGAGTCAGTCGAGTAGATCCAGTCATAGAAGCGATTGCCTGACGGGAACATCAAAGCTGCTGGCATTTGAATAAATAGATCCCATGGATAATCGCTACGCCCTGCTTCCAAGACCAATACACTGCACGATTCATCTTTACTTAGACGGTTGCCCAGTACCGAACCCGCACTACCGCCACCAACGATGACATAGTCGTATGTTTGATTCATCTGTAAAACCTCCTTAATGAAAAGATTATTTGAACCACTGAACAGGTTCTGGTTGTTTATTGCGGTAAATGTGTTTGACCTCTGTGTATTCATCCATGCCTTCGCGGCCAAGCTCGCGACCAATACCAGATTGCTTATAACCGCCCCATGGCGCTTGTGCGAAATAAGGATGGAAATCATTGATCCAAACGGTACCTAGTCTGAGCCGTGAGGCAACAAATTCAGCTTTATCCAAATCCTGAGTCCATACGGCACCGGCTAATCCGTAAATCGTATCGTTCGCGAATTGTACGGCTTCTTCTTTGGACGTGAACGTTTCTACGGTTAATACCGGGCCAAAGACCTCTTCCTGAACGATGCGCATGTCACTTGTACAATTAGTAAAAATCGTTGGTAAATAAAAGAAACCATTTTGTAGTTCGGCCGCTTCAGGACGCTGGCCACCCACTGCGAGTGTTGCTCCCTCTTCTTTACCAATCTCGACGTACTTTTCAACTTTGGCACGGTGTTCAGCGGAAATCAGTGGACCGCTTTGTGTATCTTTATCAAAGCCGTTGCCCAACTTAATTCTTTTTGCCCGTTCAACTAGGGCTTCCACAAACTGATCATGAATACTTTCTTCAACTAATAGTCTTGCACCCGCTGAGCAAACTTGCCCGGCATGAAAAAATACTGCATTCAAAGCTTGATCAACTGCTGTTTCAAAATCAGCATCAGCAAAAACCACATTCGGATTCTTACCGCCAAGCTCAAGCGCAATTTTTTTCACATTATGGCTAGCGGATTGCATGATCGACTTTCCAGTTTCGATACCGCCCGTAAATGAAATGAGATCAACGTCGGTATTCGTAGATAATTCAGCACCAGCGGATTTCCCAGGGCCAAGCACTAAATTGGCGACGCCTTTTGGCACACCAGCTTCTTCGATAAGTTCAAAGACTTTAACCGTTGTTAGCGGTGTAATTTCACTCGGCTTCATAATAATTGTGTTACCAGCGGCTAAGGCCGGTGCAATTTTCCATGCGGCCTGTAGTAGTGGATAGTTCCATGGCGTAATTTGCCCACAGACACCGACAGGCTCACGGACGACTTTACTTTCAGAGTTCGGAATCGGAGACTCAATCACTTCACCGCCATCTTTATCAGCTAAACCGCCGAAATAAAGAAAAACATTGGCGATGTCACTCATATCGGCACGGCTTTCTTCGACCGTTTTACCCGTATCCCATGTCTCTAGTTCAGCAAGTTCTTCAAGATCCCGGCGAATCAATGTACCTATTTGATAGACAAGTTCACCGCGTTCATTAGCGGGCAACGTTCTCCAATCACCTTCGTCAAATGCGGTTCTTGCCGCTTGAATCGCTGCTTGGGCGTCCTTCTCGTTACCTTCCGCAGCCGTTGCAACGACTTCTTGATTGTAAGGATTAATGATCTCCCGCGTCTCTCCGGACAGGGCTTGAACCCATTCGCCATTTATATACATTCTTTTTAAAGTCAAACCACCACTCCTTTATGTCATTTGTTTAATCAGTTTAATCAATTAAATTTATTAAATATTTATTTAACGTTTTTAACAATATAAATCTACCATTCCCCTATTAATCTGTCAAACCTCTAAAAAAATTTGAAATGATCATCAGTCGTTGATACGACAACGTTGAGTTTATCATCAAAATAAATTTAACTTTTGACATATTAGAATCATTCGTTAACATAAGGACTGTATCAAAAATATTTAACATATTAAATTTTTTTAATACCAACGAAGGGGGGACGAATATGGACAAAACTTATACTAGTGATGCTGACCAAGCTATTTCTGAAGCAAAGTCACTGGTCATTGACGCCCTTGCCGAAACGATGGACTTATACGGGGTCACACGAAGCGTTGGTACGCTATACGGAACCATGTATCTTGAAAATGACATGACGTTAGATGAGATGCGTGAAGATCTCGGTATGAGTAAACCAAGCATGAGCACAGGGGTTAAACGACTTCAGGAATTCAACATCGTCAAAAAAACTTTTCAAAAAGGAACAAGAAAAAACACCTATATTGCTGAGAAAGATTTCTTCCGTTTCTTTGAAAACTTTTTCACTAAGAAATGGGAACGTGAAGCCCAACTTAACTTAGAGGCTATTTCACATGCTCAAGTACGACTACAGGACGTGATTGATTCGAAAGAGACGCCTGATCCATTCAAACAAGAGGCACAGGATATGCT from Tuberibacillus sp. Marseille-P3662 includes the following:
- a CDS encoding glucose 1-dehydrogenase — translated: MELFSLKNQVAIVTGGSRGLGKAIALGLAKAGADIAIVQRSEEEPEIVEEIKSLGRRCFVIHYDLSDTTNVENIIDKVFNQYGRLDILVNNAGAQYRSLSEEFPEEKWDFVMDVNAKSVFKLCQAAGKYMLQNNHGKIINIASLLSFQGGYTVPAYAASKGAVVQMTKALSNEWAKRGINVNAIAPGYMATDMNEALIADETRNRQILERIPADRWGNPEDLVGAAILLASDASNYIHGETITVDGGWMGR
- a CDS encoding aldo/keto reductase, whose translation is MNKALEDKLGFGTAPLGNMYRDVSEEEARATIEAAWDQGIRYFDTAPFYGAGLSEIRLGDVLSQHHRDDYLLSTKVGRVISDELEEKNGLFEQGRKNKVITDYSEDATLRSIEQSLERLQTDRLDFVYVHDISPDFHGDEWITKYDTARKGAFRVLTRLRDEGVIKSWGIGVNRTEPIELALELEEAHPDLCLLATRYTLLNHEHALQRLMPTAQDKGVSIAVGGPYSSGILVGGSHYDYGEAPSNITSKVDRMKAIAQRHQVSLKAAALQFSAAHPAVFAVIPGTTRPERINEDLTAMKADIPSDFWQEMREHGLVSPDAPLPI
- a CDS encoding SDR family NAD(P)-dependent oxidoreductase — its product is MPDLKNHVILITGANRGQGKAIAEHLASLGGTVVVGARNYEKAQEVAEAIGEDHAYPVQLDVTKESQWKAATDEIIDKLGKINVLVNNAGALKRKPFTDITMEDYQHLINVNQLGVFQGMQAVIPHMEKQQKGSIINNLSISAFAPIGHSSAYAATKASVVAMSKAAAIELGQKGIRVNMVHPGGIETEMATQGEGVPDFYNSVPLGRIGQPIEIARAVAFLASDESSYCTGTEIVVDGGMTLGAREE
- a CDS encoding MMPL family transporter, which translates into the protein MKFGRAVAGSKSRWVILSIWVLVVSLLSVIWPQVNDEAVGTNQLLPEDAMSVKASKIIDEQFSDGQGVPLLIVWHRQNGLKQADFKAVQSLYKHLDDKPLDQQTMVPEFGKMPMQVLVQSASKDGEALTTPVFFDNAASTEHLQQSLAALKEKINHLTEGTSFNGDISAEGLHTRFTGPVAIQTDAKELFSQADVTLLIATVLLVLVLLVVLYRSPILALVPLIGVGFAYGVISPILGFFASQGWIVVDTQTTSIMTVLLFGAGTDYCLFLVSRYRDELQVEPNKYKALQSAIAHSGGAIMMSALTTAIGLVTLSLAQYASYERFAVPFSFAIIMIAVAVMTLLPAILAILGRTAFFPFKPRTEKMVQELEKKKGKSISRRKNKSRLSQKASKWVIKKPWKVIIFCLILLGGLATFTSKTEYTYGVFDAFPKDTPSREGFTIMADHYSAGGIAPVQMIVDTEGQEVVLQEKLASLSFVKRVSHPVSGKDNTHLKKLEVTLSVDPYSSKAVAKMPELKKVVVNTLEKAEVDHANEHVWIGGETATLYDTKKITSRDQNLIVPVILVIIASLLLLYLRSIIAMIYLLLTVVLSYMSALGLGWLLIHYGMGAPAMQGLIPLYAFVFLVALGGDYNLFMVSSIWKKREHMPLNKAIAEGVVDTSSVITSAGLILAGTFSVLAVMPMQVLVQFGTVTAIGVLLDTFIVRPLLVPAITKVLGNYAFWPGQLWKKEDIDHPVTKKVDEKNHESYH
- a CDS encoding TetR/AcrR family transcriptional regulator; translated protein: MTDNNRRSIGRPRSDEQSQPTHRIILQAAMDLFLTYGYQEVSVDDVAKKCNFTKATIYYYYKSKGELFTETIVQMMFQIRRHIQSILQEDIPLRTRLQKILEEHLKATNDIDLDGFMRETKNALSQDQIKTMQAAEEDIYKVIEKTFEDALTAGEISHINPSFAALMYISLVKAGNYRDTDNQAIFTSAEEAAEQITHFFWNGLFSN